One genomic segment of Linepithema humile isolate Giens D197 chromosome 5, Lhum_UNIL_v1.0, whole genome shotgun sequence includes these proteins:
- the unc-119 gene encoding protein unc-119 homolog B, with protein MSVDSENKSNKTMAPYTSSEAEPENGVDAETLPEFSEAINFTGEITPVTPEFVLRLPTITNDYLCSPEANVYKIDFTRFQIRDLETGAILFEITKPPAHECKCAHHHHPQEPEPDCDELESEDTNAGRLVRYQFTPQFLKLKTVGATAEFLVGPRPVNNFRMIERHFFRDRLLKTFDFEFGFCIPNSKNTCEHIYEFPTLPAELVSEMIANPFETRSDSFYFVDNQLVMHNKADYAFNGGHVERMTHDECNVQFVAD; from the exons ATGAGCGTGGACAGCGAGAATAAATCGAACAAGACGATGGCACCATACACTTCGTCAGAGGCAGAGCCGGAAAACGGCGTCGATGCGGAAACTTTGCCGGAATTTTCGGAGGCCATAAATTTTACCGGCGAAATCACTCCGGTGACTCCGGAATTCGTTCTCCGATTACCGACTATTACAAATG acTACCTCTGCTCTCCAGAGGCCAACGTCTACAAAATAGATTTTACAAGATTCCAAATTAGGGATCTAGAAACTGGTGCTATATTGTTTGAGATAACAAAACCTCCTGCTCATG aatgtaaATGTGCTCATCATCACCATCCTCAAGAGCCAGAGCCTGATTGCGACGAGCTGGAATCTGAGGATACAAATGCAGGACGCTTAGTGCGATATCAATTCACGCCTcaatttctgaaattaaaaactgtCGGGGCAACGGCTGAATTTTTAGTAGGACCTAGACCAGTTAACAACTTCCGAATGATAGAACGACACTTTTTTCGAGACAGATTGCTGAAAACCTTTGATTTTGAATTTGGATTTTGCATACCGAATAGCAAAAATACATGTGAGCATATTTACGAATTTCCAACATTGCCTGCGGAGTTGG TTTCCGAAATGATCGCGAACCCATTCGAGACACGATCTGACTCATTTTATTTCGTCGACAATCAGCTTGTGATGCACAATAAGGCTGACTATGCATTCAACGGTGGACACGTAGAACGTATGACACATGACGAATGTAATGTACAATTTGTTGCGGATTAG
- the LOC105667941 gene encoding sn-1-specific diacylglycerol lipase ABHD11 → MISRNLSEFRRWRNLAGLPYAAKNLHSSCYQCLRSNILSNVPVKLAYASYESVNGTEQDAKQPIMIMHGLFGSKNNWNSLSKAIHQKTKRKVIAVDARNHGDSPHSSNMSYKDMAEDVIQLLTDLGLERAVLVGHSMGGSAMMYTALNFPQYVEKLAVVDMSPVRTSPSLAQMAKIFEAMRLVTVDGTPTLSKARKIVDQQLAKSIKSSALRQFLTTNLVEADSGKYKWRVNLPVLEQAFPTRIAVFPNVETKMYKSPTLFIGGANSDYIRVQDHDTIKKLFPLAEFRYIDGADHWVHADKPIEFVELLTNFINYPTL, encoded by the exons ATGATAAGTCGAAATTTATCGGAGTTTCGTCGATGGAGAAATCTTGCCGGTTTGCCTTATGCGgctaaaaatttgcattcatCCTGCTATCAATGTTTGCGTAGTAATATCTTATC AAACGTGCCAGTAAAACTTGCCTATGCTTCATATGAATCAGTAAATGGGACTGAGCAAGATGCAAAGCAGCCCATTATGATAATGCATGGCCTCTTTGGCTCTAAAAACAACTGGAACTCATTGTCAAAAGCAATTCATCAAAAAACCAAGCGCAAG GTCATAGCAGTGGATGCCAGAAATCATGGTGACTCTCCACATTCATCGAACATGTCGTACAAGGATATGGCGGAGGATGTTATTCAACTTCTGACAGATCTGGGCTTGGAAAGAGCTGTTTTAGTCGGCCATAGTATGGGTGGCTCAGCCATGATGTACACTGCTTTAAATTTTCCACAATATGTCGAGAAGTTAGCAGTTGTAGATATGTCTCCTGTAAGAACCAGCCCTAGTCTTGCGCAGATGGCAAAGATCTTTGAAGCCATGCGTTTGGTAACGGTGGATGGAACCCCTACCTTATCAAAGGCACGCAAAATAGTGGACCAACAACTTGCAAAGTCCATTAAATCTAGCGCTTTACGTCAG TTTCTGACGACGAACCTAGTGGAGGCAGATTCGGGAAAGTACAAGTGGCGAGTTAACTTACCAGTGTTGGAACAGGCGTTTCCAACTCGGATAGCTGTATTTCCCAATgtagaaacaaaaatgtacAAGAGCCCTACGTTATTCATAGGTGGTGCTAATAGTGATTATATTCGAGTACAGGATCATGATACTATCAAGAAGTTATTTCCTTTGGCAGAATTTCGTTACATAGATGGGGCGGATCATTGGGTTCACGCGGACAAACCGATCGAATTTGTTGaacttttaacaaattttataaattatccaaCCTTGTGA
- the LOC105667943 gene encoding transmembrane emp24 domain-containing protein 2 — protein sequence MRWLISYVFLIVSIASAHCYFITVDAHAEECFFDKVEFGTKMGLTFEIAEGGFLDIDVKIVGPDGRMIYQGEQESSGKYTFAAHTSGVYTYCFSNQKSTMTPKVVMFNMDIDENRKQTDEHGGEGQDGDSSHGKLDDMIKDLSTSLWGVKNEQEYMQVRDRNHRAINESTNFRVVVWAFFEAMVLVCVTIGQIFYLKRFFEVRRIV from the exons ATGAGGTGGCTCATCTCGTACGTGTTCCTTATTGTCTCCATCGCCAGCGCACATTGCTACTTTATCACCGTAGATGCGCATGCTGAGGAATGTTTCTTTGACAAAGTCGAATTTGGCACCAAGATGG GCCTCACATTTGAGATAGCAGAGGGTGGATTTTTAGATATAGATGTAAAGATAGTAGGACCTGATGGTAGAATGATCTACCAAGGTGAGCAAGAGAGCAGTGGAAAATATACCTTTGCTGCGCACACGTCTGGTGTTTATACCTATTGCTTTAGCAATCAGAAAAGCACAATGACACCAAAAGTAGTAATGTTCAATATGGACATTGATGAAAATCGCAAGCAGACTGATGAACACGGCGGAGAAGGTCAAGATGGGGACAGCAGTCATGGAAAATTAGATGATATGATTAAAGATTTGAGCACCAGTTTGTGGGGTGTAAAGAATGAGCAAGAGTACATGCAG GTTCGCGACCGCAATCATAGAGCGATCAACGAGAGTACAAATTTCCGAGTTGTAGTGTGGGCGTTTTTCGAAGCTATGGTGCTGGTTTGCGTAACGATAGGGCAAATCTTTTACTTGAAGCGATTCTTTGAAGTACGAAGAATCGTGTAA